In Salminus brasiliensis chromosome 24, fSalBra1.hap2, whole genome shotgun sequence, one genomic interval encodes:
- the LOC140546397 gene encoding uncharacterized protein produces the protein MDTLETRLHLLECHFTWALRVEDFNLQDLVNRLEEQIELELKSGETRVTRSYSSLAFVRYLYGDLDKALTNLHKSEDFAKKYYGEDRDKFLMVTYGDLAWLQFHLENVSLAEDYLKKVDGISVKFGEGPSNEVSCEMLREKGWAFLKFSRKYYCGARECFRQALEMNPDDCDLNTGYAIALYRTTDDHPGSKDSLTIAQLRRAIDLNPEDAVLLVLLALRLIRINRSPTSPHSKVQDPFQLVQSVEGLALVVKAIEMSPENPHVMRYVAQFSRRLGSVDFAICQLEKTLVHTPDSAFMHHQLALCYRTKKIFFEKKYERGHEADNYEAQNCLRKCIYHLERAVFLKPLFIIALAELAVYHGQLRNIAKAEKLFQQAFKLAYEKNEHLQAVHVMYAQFQLYSKGSEQSAIYYYMEGLRLVEWKRCEKELKSIVDHRRSKDPNDSKAFAIDGFIHELKGEKPKAEKCYERALATGLGIGESPLLTELRVWLLGFKGAEKPARNVIFGSRIHDEEVLGIGRPAILKGTMAKKTVCLVETDLCNAKKILPREKSLLAPGPHVIILAFLHDGQLTEETKAILEDLEIFGQSFWKHVIVLFTSKDTYLRAGVSQWLLTKCEDRYYIAGIGSQTAQTMELLERIMTMILRNKTMHLVIPAIAKQSLMVKEPENENSVWFTPDVITEMGQSMYRFLCKRAGWFHCKFTHLGFRMNGEGEVVYRTVDEDSSCPGTPNEYAAGPLYDITCVQGELSQLQLPHCEISPDDCNFMTVAHYTDGSVEVLKPEFITHTHVTVRVPGLSWFQLKYLINWFKGKIRGQLILTYYPLPKHWLHVFLRPHNTDLNKLLKNGSKRIDGAFDTNLKHGHRYTLACEDMEQPQRQQKVQGSDGLFLRHIFTDNPTFVIHLEKKTMNINLQLKENGKEKKVWEYALPHLGDFQDRSTSPGGRTNHQQKNSPEVEDKSILFVDKHRTALINGVSLVEPIADDLKAFIGNEKYTIIIKKCKTSEEQMRELYNFMSGQEIKRRFYKSLQKNEPHLVAELQDS, from the exons TACAATTTCACTTGGAAAATGTCAGTTTGGCTGAAGACTATTTAAAGAAAGTGGATGGGATCAGTGTGAAGTTTGGCGAAGGACCCAGTAACGAAGTCAGCTGTGAGATGCTCAGGGAAAAAGGCTGGGCCTTCCTTAAATTTTCTAGGAAGTATTACTGTGGTGCTAGAGAATGCTTCAGACAGGCCCTCGAAATGAATCCAGATGACTGTGACTTAAATACTGGTTATGCTATTGCTTTGTATCGCACAACAGATGATCATCCAGGTTCAAAGGACTCACTGACTATTGCCCAACTCAGACGTGCCATTGACTTGAATCCAGAAGATGCTGTCCTCCTCGTTCTTTTGGCCCTCAGGCTCATCAGGATCAACAGGAGTCCTACTAGCCCTCACTCTAAAGTGCAAGATCCCTTCCAGCTGGTACAATCTGTTGAAGGACTTGCGTTGGTGGTGAAGGCGATTGAGATGTCGCCTGAAAACCCACACGTAATGCGATATGTGGCACAGTTCAGCCGTAGGTTGGGATCTGTTGACTTTGCCATTTGTCAGCTGGAGAAGACACTAGTACACACCCCCGACTCAGCCTTCATGCATCATCAGTTAGCTCTGTGCTACAGAACTAAAAAGATATTCTTTGAAAAGAAATATGAGCGAGGTCATGAAGCCGACAACTATGAAGCCCAGAACTGTCTTCGGAAGTGCATCTACCATCTGGAAAGGGCAGTTTTCCTGAAGCCCTTATTTATTATTGCTTTGGCTGAATTGGCAGTATATCATGGACAACTGAGAAACATTGCAAAGGCAGAGAAGCTTTTCCAGCAGGCATTTAAACTTGCCTATGAGAAAAATGAGCATCTTCAGGCAGTCCATGTCATGTATGCCCAATTTCAGCTGTATAGCAAAGGATCTGAGCAGTCTGCAATTTACTATTACATGGAGGGTCTACGGCTAGTAGAGTGGAAGAGATGTGAGAAAGAACTCAAAAGCATTGTTGATCATCGACGTTCTAAGGATCCAAATGACAGTAAAGCATTTGCTATAGATGGATTCATTCATGAGCTGAAGGGTGAAAAACCAAAGGCAGAAAAGTGTTATGAGAGAGCTTTGGCCACTGGTCTTGGAATTG gagaaagtcccctgcttacagagttAAGAGTTTGGCTGTTGGGATTCAAGGGAGCAGAAAAACCTGCTAGAAATGTGATTTTTGGCAGCCGTATTCATGATGAGGAGGTGCTGGGTATTGGAAGACCAGCAATTCTGAAAGGAACAATGGCCAAGAAAACAGTGTGCCTGGTTGAGACTGACCTCTGCAATGCCAAGAAAATTCTCCCAAGGGAGAAGTCACTTCTTGCCCCTGGACCCCATGTGATTATCCTTGCCTTTCTTCATGATGGACAACTCACTGAGGAGACCAAGGCAATCCTAGAGGATCTGGAGATCTTTGGCCAGAGTTTCTGGAAGCACGTCATTGTGCTGTTTACAAGTAAAGACACCTACTTACGAGCGGGTGTATCGCAGTGGCTACTAACAAAATGTGAAGACAGATACTACATTGCTGGCATTGGCAGTCAGACTGCTCAAACCATGGAGCTCTTGGAGAGGATTATGACGATGATATTAAGAAACAAGACCATGCACCTGGTAATCCCAGCGATTGCAAAACAGTCCTTGATGGTTAAA GAGCCAGAAAATGAAAACAGTGTCTGGTTTACTCCAGACGTAATAACTGAGATGGGCCAATCAATGTACAG GTTCCTGTGCAAACGTGCTGGTTGGTTCCATTGTAAATTTACCCATCTTGGATTCAGAATGAATGGAGAAGGAGAGGTGGTGTATAGAACTGTGGACGAGGACAGCAGCTGCCCAGGCACCCCAAATGAGTATGCAGCAGGTCCTCTCTATGACATCACATGTGTTCAGGGTGAGCTCTCTCAGCTCCAGCTCCCTCACTGCGAGATCTCCCCGG ATGATTGTAACTTCATGACTGTGGCACATTACACTGACGGCAGTGTGGAGGTCCTGAAACCTGagtttatcacacacacacatgtgactGTGCGGGTTCCAGGATTGTCATGGTTTCAGCTTAAATACTTGATTAATTGGTTTAAAGGCAAAATCAGAGGACAGTTGATATTAACATATTACCCCCTGCCCAAGCACTGGCTGCACGTGTTCTTACGACCTCACAACACGGATCTTAATAAG CTACTCAAAAACGGTAGTAAACGCATTGATGGAGCTTTTGACACCAACCTTAAACATGGACACAGATACACCCTGGCCTGTGAAGATATGGAACAGCCGCAAAGGCAACAAAAAGTACAAGGCAGT GATGGTCTTTTCCTGAGACATATATTCACAGACAATCCAACATTTGTGATCCACTTGGAGAAAAAAACCATGAACATAAATTTACAACTAAAGGAGAACGGCAAAGAGAAAAAGGTTTGGGAATATGCTTTGCCACATCTTGGAG ATTTTCAGGACAGAAGCACTTCACCAGGTGGAAGAACAA ATCATCAGCAAAAGAACTCACCAGAGGTTGAAGATAAAT CCATTTTGTTTGTGGACAAACACAGGACTGCACTCATCAATGGAGTCTCATTAGTGGAACCTATTGCAGATGACCTGAAGGCCTTCATAGGAAATGAGAAGTACACAATCATCatcaaaaaatgtaaaacatcaGAGGAGCAGATGAGGGAGCTCTACAATTTCATGTCAGGGCAGGAGATAAAGAGAAGGTTTTACAAGAGTCTTCAGAAGAACGAGCCTCACTTGGTTGCAGAGCTGCAGGATTCCTGA